A stretch of the Sphingobacterium thalpophilum genome encodes the following:
- a CDS encoding polysaccharide deacetylase family protein: MALFFTGHDLSEGAPAVLNSLKKHRVNGNFFLTGDYLRNPGFRPYVREMLKAGHFLSGHSDRHLLVSDWLTRGELLVTRDSFVRDLKANLEALTPFGIDTSKLAYYVPSYEWYTSETVEWAKQLGLNSVNYTPGVRTAADYTYPEMGKRYLSSQAILQSLWAYERKFGLNGFLLLIHMGTDSQRKDKLYHHLDDIIVELKQRGYQIVDIPQLLK; the protein is encoded by the coding sequence GTGGCGTTGTTTTTTACGGGCCATGACCTGTCCGAAGGAGCACCGGCTGTGCTGAATAGCTTGAAGAAGCATCGCGTCAATGGCAATTTTTTCCTGACCGGTGACTATCTGCGTAATCCGGGCTTTCGTCCCTATGTCCGCGAAATGCTGAAGGCAGGCCATTTTCTGTCAGGGCATTCGGACCGGCACCTTTTGGTGAGCGACTGGCTAACCCGGGGTGAGCTGCTGGTCACGCGTGATTCTTTTGTCAGGGATCTAAAAGCGAATCTGGAGGCATTGACCCCTTTTGGGATCGACACAAGTAAGTTAGCTTACTATGTCCCTAGCTATGAATGGTACACTAGCGAAACTGTCGAATGGGCCAAACAGCTGGGCCTAAATTCCGTCAATTACACGCCGGGCGTACGGACAGCAGCTGATTATACGTATCCGGAGATGGGAAAGCGGTATCTGTCGTCCCAGGCTATTTTGCAGAGCCTCTGGGCATATGAAAGAAAATTTGGACTGAATGGTTTCCTATTATTGATCCATATGGGTACAGACAGCCAAAGAAAAGATAAGTTATATCATCATCTGGATGATATTATTGTGGAGTTGAAACAGCGGGGATATCAGATAGTGGATATACCTCAATTATTGAAATAG
- the murQ gene encoding N-acetylmuramic acid 6-phosphate etherase, with the protein MLRMVNTTEKDSNYQDLDKMSVHELLTNINNEDKSVPLAVEQAIPQIEALVKVTVERMKAGGRTFYIGAGTSGRLGVLDASELPPTYGVPFEWIIGLIAGGDTAIRKAVEFAEDDLEQAWKDMEAYDIDENDVVIGIAASGTTPYVIGGLKMANEKGLVTGCIVCNSGSPIAEIAQYPIEVIVGPEFVTGSTRMKSGTAQKLVLNMFSTAVMIQLGRVKGNKMVDMQLSNHKLVGRGVRIIMDQTGATEEDAAALLEQFGNVRQAIEAYQATH; encoded by the coding sequence ATATTAAGAATGGTTAATACAACGGAGAAAGATTCGAATTATCAGGATTTGGACAAGATGTCTGTACATGAATTATTGACTAATATCAATAATGAGGATAAATCTGTGCCTCTGGCGGTTGAGCAGGCAATCCCTCAAATCGAAGCCTTGGTCAAAGTGACTGTGGAGCGAATGAAGGCTGGTGGTCGAACTTTCTATATCGGTGCCGGTACGAGCGGTCGGCTCGGGGTGTTGGATGCGTCTGAATTGCCTCCGACTTATGGCGTGCCATTTGAATGGATTATCGGGCTGATTGCCGGTGGCGATACTGCAATTCGCAAAGCTGTGGAATTTGCGGAAGACGATCTGGAGCAGGCCTGGAAAGATATGGAAGCGTACGATATTGACGAGAACGATGTGGTGATCGGCATCGCTGCTTCCGGAACAACGCCTTATGTGATCGGCGGGCTGAAGATGGCGAATGAAAAAGGTCTCGTAACAGGCTGTATCGTGTGCAACAGCGGTTCACCGATTGCTGAAATTGCACAGTATCCTATCGAAGTCATTGTAGGACCTGAGTTTGTGACCGGATCGACACGTATGAAGTCCGGTACGGCACAAAAGCTCGTATTAAATATGTTCAGTACTGCTGTGATGATTCAGCTTGGCCGTGTAAAAGGCAATAAGATGGTGGATATGCAGTTGTCAAATCACAAACTGGTGGGACGTGGCGTACGTATCATCATGGATCAGACCGGGGCTACGGAAGAGGATGCAGCAGCACTGCTGGAACAATTTGGTAACGTTAGACAGGCCATCGAAGCGTATCAGGCCACACATTAA